CGGTGACCTTGAGGGTGCCGTCGGGGCGGAGCGTGGACTCGCCGATGCCGCCCTTGACGTGGTTCTGCGTGACGTCGGTGGGCGTGCCCACCGGAACGGTGCGTGTGTTCTGAGTCATCGTCAGACCGCCTCTTCCTGACGCTCCTGGCGAGCGGCCGCGAGGCGGACCGCGTCGAGGATCTTCTCGTAGCCCGTGCAGCGGCACAGGTTGCCGGAGAGCGCCTCGCGGATGTCCGCGTCCGTCGGGGACGGGTTGCGCTCCAGCATCTCGTCGGCCGCGACGAGCAGACCGGGGGTGCAGAAACCGCACTGGACGGCGCCGGCGTCGATGAACGCCTGCTGGATCGGGGAGAGTTCGACACCCTCACCGGTCTGCGAGTCCTGACCGGGCTTCGCCTCCCACCGCTTGGCGGCGTCGAGCGAGGTGCCACAGGTGCCCGCGGCGCAACCGGCGTGCTCCGCGCGGTCCTTGGCGAACTCGGCGAGGCCTTCGACGGTGACGACCTCGCGGCCCTCGACCTGACCGGCGGCGACGAGGCAGGAACAGACCGGCACGCCGTCGAGGCGGACGGTGCAGGAACCGCACTCGCCCTGCTCGCAGGCGTTCTTGGAGCCGGGGAGGCCCATCCGCTCACGCAGGACGTAGAGGAGGGACTCGCCCTCCCAGACGTCGTCGGCTTCCTGGGGACGGCCGTTGACCGTGAAATTGACGCGCATGGTTATGCAGCTCCCTCAAGCGTGCGGCCGCTTCCGCGGTACTGCTCCCAGGTCCAGCCGAGCTGGCGGCGGGCCATGATGCCGACGGCGTGGCGGCGGTACTTGGCGGTGCCTCGGACATCGTCGATCGGGTTGGCGGCGCCCGAGCAGAGGTCGGCGAACTGCTTCGCGATCGACGGGGTGATGATCTTGCCGTTGTCCCAGAAGCCGCCCTCTTCGAGAGCCGCGTTCAGGAAGGCCTCGGCCTCCTTGGCACGGATCGGGGTCGGCGCGGCGGAGCCGATGCCGGTACGCACCGTCCGGGTCTCCGGGTGCAGGGCCAGGCCGAAGGCGCAGACGGCGATGACCATCGCGTTGCGGGTGCCGACCTTGGAGTACTGCTGGGGGCCGTCCGCCTTCTTGACGTGGACGGTCTTGATGAGCTCGTCGGGCTGGAGCGCGTTGCGCTTCACGCCCGTGTAGAACTCGTCGATCGGGATGAACCGGCTGCCGCGGACCGACTCGACCTCGACCTCGGCACCCGCGGCGAGCAGGGCGGGGTGGGCGTCACCGGCGGGCGAGGCGGTGCCGAGGTTGCCCCCGACGCCGCCGCGGTTGCGGATCTGCGGGGAGGCGACCGTGTGCGAGGCGAGGGCCAGGCCCGGGAGCTCGGTCCGCAGGTTCTCCATGATCTGGGTGTACGGAACGGACGCGCCGAGGCGGACGTTCTCCTCCCCGACCTCCCACTCGCGCAGCAGCTCGATACGGTTCAGGTCCAGGAGGTACTCGGGCCGCCGGTGGTCGAAGTTGATCTCGACCATGATGTCGGTGCCACCCGCAATGGGCACGGCCGTGGGGTGCTCGGCCTTGGCGGCGAGCGCCTCCTCCCAGCTGGCGGGGCGAAGGAAGTCCATGGTGGCTCTCTTCTAGTGCTTCTAGTGATCGGGGGTCGAACGCCTGGGCCCGGGGGGACGGCCGGCCCTCGACTTTCTTATTCATGTGCTGTTAACGCGGTGTGTGGCCTAGTACACAAGCCCACCTTCGCCCGGGTGCAGTCACCGAAAACATGAAGGAGTTGGCTGGCTCCCGTCGTCGTCTTGTAGATTCGAACGAAAGGCGGAGAACAGCAACCTCTCCGTTTTCCCCTGGAAACGGTGGCACCACGCCACCGTCGACAACGCGACACCCACGATCACCCACTCGAAGGAACGGCGGCGACACGATGCGGCTGCGCGCACTGCTGGAGAACGACGCGCTGGGGCTGCGGCTGCTCGGCGGCGACGACGAGCTGGACCGCACCGTCCGCGGTGTGATGACGACTGACCTCAAGGATCCCAGCCGGTACCTGTCCGGCGGCGAGCTGGTGCTCACCGGCCTCGCCTGGCTGCGGGACGCGGCCGACGCCGAGCCCTTCGTCCGGATCCTGGCCTCGGCCGGGGTGGCGGCCCTCGCGGCGGGCGAGGCGGAGCTCGGCGACATCCCCGACGATCTCGTACAGGCGTGTTTGCGCCATCGGCTGCCGCTCTTCGCGGTGAACGAGACCGTTGCGTTCGCGACGATCACCGAGCACGTTGTTCGACAGGTGTCCGGCGAGCGGGCGGGCGACCTGGCGGCCGTCGTCGACCGGCACCGGCGGCTCATGACCTCGGGACCGGCGGGCGGCGGACCCGAGGTCGTCCTCGACCTGCTCGGCTCCGACCTGGACCTCCGGGCCTGGGTCCTCTCCCCCACCGGCCGCCAGATCGCGGGCGCCGGCGAGCCCCTCGACAGCGGCCTCGCGGCGACCCTGGCGGGCGAGCACCTGGCCGCGACCCGGACCGGCCGGCGCGGCCCGCACCGGCTGAGCATCGCCGGAGCCACGTACTCGCTGTTCCCGATCCGCAACACCGGCAGGGGCCCGGCCCCCGCCTCCCGTGACGTGCGCGAGACGGTCCTGTCGGACTGGCTGCTCGCCGTCGAGGCGGACGCCGGGGACTGGCCCGCCGCCCGTCTTGACCTGCTCCAGGGCGTCACCCAGCTGATCGCCGTCGAGCGGGACCGGCGCGACGCGGCCCGTACGGTACGGCGCCGGCTCGCCCAGGAGGTCCTGGAGCTGGTGCAGACGGGCGCCGCGCCCGCCGAGATCGCGGCCCGTCTGCGGGTCGCGGCCCCGGTGCTGCTGCCCGGGCTCGGCACGTCCCCGCACTGGCAGGTCGTCGTCGCCCGCGTCGACTGGGAGCAGGAGGCCGGCCAGGGCAACGCCGTGGACGGCGGCCCGGTCGCCCAGGCGCTCCTGGAGGAGATCCTCGTCGACCCGGCGACCGTCGGGGCCGAGTCCGCGGACCGGATCGCCGTCGCGCACAGCGGCGACGAGGCGATCGCGCTGGTCCCGCTGGCCACCGCGCCGCTGCCGGACAGCGAGGACGAGGGCGCGGCGACCGCGCTCGGGCTGCACGCGGACGCGCTGCTCGCCGCCGTACGCGCCCCGCTCTCCTCCGGCCTCGCCGACGACGGGCGGCTCACGCTCGGCGTCAGCGCGGCCGTGCACTCGGCAGAGGGCCTGCGAGGGGCCCTGGAGGAGGCCAGGCACGCCCGCCGGGTCGCCGCGGCCCGTCCGGGCCGGGTCTGCGCCGCGGGCCACCACGAGCTCGCCTCGCACGTCCTGCTGCTGCCGTTCGTGCCGGACGACGTCCGCCGCGCGTTCACGGCCCGGCTGCTCGACCCGCTGCGCGACTACGACCGCCGTCACCGCGCGGAGCTCATCCCGACCCTGGAGGCGTTCCTCGACTGCGACGGCTCCTGGACGCGCTGCGCCACTCGGCTGCACCTGCACGTGAACACGCTGCGCTACCGGGTGGGCCGGATCGAGCAGCTCACGGGCCGCGACCTCTCCCGTCTGGAGGACAAGCTCGACTTCTTCCTCGCCCTCCGGATGAGCTGATCCACCGCTGATCCACAGCCGATCCCCGGCTGATCCACATGCACTCGCGTCCTGCGGATTCACTCTTTCGGTGGAGTCCGCAGGAGTGACATCCGGGCTGGTGGCGGCCCGTCGGCCAAAGCGTCCGACGGGCCGCGCCGGGGCCTGATCCCGGGCCCGACGGTCATCTGACGGGCTGTCGGCCGCCGCCCCGACGACGGCGTCCGCCCGCCCCGGACTCTTGTGAATTCTTTCACCTGACCCCTTGGCCAGGTGCTGCCCTTCGTGCTGAGATGCGGGTCTACTCAACAGCTCAATGGCGCGCTCGGGGAGGGCAATGTGGCGGATACCGCCATGTCTGGTTCCGAATCAAGGGGTGGCGAAGATCCGTCCCTCGCCTACGGCAAGGAGACTCCCGTGGAGACCGCCATATGGCGGCTCCGCTCCCGAGGTTGTTGGACGGACGCGGCAGCGCTGCTCGCCCCGTACGCGACCGAACCGGCCGCCGCGCTCGAACGGGCGGCCCTGCTGATCGAGCGCTGTCTCTACACCGAACAGGGCTGGGCCGACGCCGAGGAGGCCCTCCGGGCGGCCGAGGCGGTCGCCCGTACCGACGAGGAGCGCGGGGCCGCCGCCTGCGAACGCGGCTATCTCGCCTACGCGTCCACGCTCCTCGGGGTACGCGACCGGGCCGACGAGGCCCGGATGGCCCTGGGCCGGGCGGCGGCCCTGATCGGGCCCTCGGCCAAGGGCCGGCCCCTGCTGGACCTCCGGCGCGGGCTCATCGCCCAGAACCTCGGCGACTCCCCGCAGGCGGCCCGTGCCGCGTACCGCAGGGCGCACGCGGGAGCGACGGACCAGGGGGACTCGCTGCTGCTCTCCTCCACCTGGCGCCATCTCGCCGGACTGGCCCTGCGGGAAGGCGAGTTGGCGGAGGCCCGGCACGGCTTCGCCGAATCGCTGCGGATCCGCGAGGAGTTGGGCTATCTGGTCGGCACGGCCCCGGCCCTCACCGCCCTCGCCGACACGGAGACCGAACCGGAGGCGGGCCGGCTGCGCGCCGAGGCGAGGCGTCTCTTCCGGCTCCTCGGCGGCGTCCCGACCTGGCTGTCGGCACAGCTGACTCCCCGGACGGCGACCTGAAATCGCCGACGGGAACACCAAGATGACGTTCCCTCGGTTGTCGTGCGATGTGCCTCCACACCGGTCTCTCAGCCGGTGTGGAGGATGCGGAAGCGATCGGGTTCCGCCGGGTCCCGGTCGGTGACCTGGATGGGCGCCCATGCCCATTGCCACACGCCGATGCCCGGCGGGCGGGTGAAGCGGATCGGCCCTCGGGTGCCCTCAGCCGTCACGTGCGGCCATGCGGCGGCGACGGCCGACCGGTCCGTGCCATGGGCGCGCAGTGCCCCGGCGAGGACGGTGACGGTGTCCCAGCCCTCGAAGGCGACGAACGAGGGTGCCTCGCCCAGCCGTTCGCGGAGCTCCTTCCCCACGCGTTCGCCGAGTGGGCCGAGGTGCTCGGGCAGGTAGCGCAGGAACGGGATCCCGGCGCCGTCCGCGCCGAGCGCTCCCACCCATTCGGCGAACTCCGGCTGTCCGGCCGGGGCTCCGACGAGGAGCTCCGCGAGCCGCGGGTCGCTCCGGACGGCCCGGACGATCGGGACCGCCGGCTCCGGGTGGCCGACCAGCAGGAGGAGCGCCGCCGCGCCGTGGTCGACGAGGGCGTCGCACAGGGCCTCGGGGGTGAGGTCGTTCGTGTCGAGTTCGACGACGGTGCCGCCGCGGGGAGCGACGTGGTCCCGCAGGACGCGGGCCCCGGACGCCCAGTAGACGCTCGGCTGGGTCGCCACGGCGATCCGGTGCCGGCCGGTGCCGAGGAGGAAGTCCGCGTAGATCCGCCAGCCGCGGGACTGGGCCGGGGCCAGCCGCGCGACCCACTCCGTCGGCTCCTCGGTGAGCGTGTCGAGCACCGCGGACGAGCAGAGGTACGGCACGCCGAGGGCGTCGGCCCGGGCGGCGACGGCGCGGGCGACGACGCTGTGGTACTCGCCCACCACGGCGGCCACGCCCAGCCCGGCCAGTTCGTCCACGGCCGCAGCGGCCCGTACGGGGTCGGCCGCGGTGTCCCGGACCACCAGCTCCAGTGGCCTGCCGTCGATCCCGCCGGAGTCGTTGACCTCACGGACGGCCAGGTCGAGCCCGGCGAGCAGATGGCGGCCCGCCCCGACCCAGCCGGGGCGCGTCAGCGGGACGAGAGCGCCGAGGCGGACGGGCGACCCGTCCGTTTGCTCCGCTCCGGACGGCGATGGCGGAGTGTTCACCCTGGTGATCATGGCGCCCATTGGATCCGCCACCGCCGCCGACGGGCAACCGCTTATCCGTTGGTGCCGTCGTGCCGGATGACGAACACGTGATCCTCGTCGTACCGCTGCCAGTCCGGTACGAGGTGGAAGCGCTGGTGGTCCTGGAGGTCCCGCGCCGAGGCGACCGGCACGCGGGGGATCCCCCGGTAGAGACGGACGTGCCCGTCCTCCACCAGGTCGTCGAGGGCGGCACGGAGTTCGTCGGGGCCCAGGCCCACGGCCTCGGCGAGACGGCCCGGCGTGGTGAACAGTTCCCCGGGGCGGTCGAGGGTGTGGTCGAGGTAGTCGGTCAGTGCCTGCCGCCAGGGCTCGACGGCCTCGCTGCGGCGTAGCTCCCCGATGCTCGCCCTCAGGTCCTCGGGGAGATCGAGGACGTCCTCGGGGAGCGGCAGGTACTCCGGCATCGACCAC
The sequence above is a segment of the Streptomyces sp. NBC_01255 genome. Coding sequences within it:
- a CDS encoding (2Fe-2S)-binding protein encodes the protein MRVNFTVNGRPQEADDVWEGESLLYVLRERMGLPGSKNACEQGECGSCTVRLDGVPVCSCLVAAGQVEGREVVTVEGLAEFAKDRAEHAGCAAGTCGTSLDAAKRWEAKPGQDSQTGEGVELSPIQQAFIDAGAVQCGFCTPGLLVAADEMLERNPSPTDADIREALSGNLCRCTGYEKILDAVRLAAARQERQEEAV
- a CDS encoding FAD binding domain-containing protein, which encodes MDFLRPASWEEALAAKAEHPTAVPIAGGTDIMVEINFDHRRPEYLLDLNRIELLREWEVGEENVRLGASVPYTQIMENLRTELPGLALASHTVASPQIRNRGGVGGNLGTASPAGDAHPALLAAGAEVEVESVRGSRFIPIDEFYTGVKRNALQPDELIKTVHVKKADGPQQYSKVGTRNAMVIAVCAFGLALHPETRTVRTGIGSAAPTPIRAKEAEAFLNAALEEGGFWDNGKIITPSIAKQFADLCSGAANPIDDVRGTAKYRRHAVGIMARRQLGWTWEQYRGSGRTLEGAA
- a CDS encoding PucR family transcriptional regulator; amino-acid sequence: MRLRALLENDALGLRLLGGDDELDRTVRGVMTTDLKDPSRYLSGGELVLTGLAWLRDAADAEPFVRILASAGVAALAAGEAELGDIPDDLVQACLRHRLPLFAVNETVAFATITEHVVRQVSGERAGDLAAVVDRHRRLMTSGPAGGGPEVVLDLLGSDLDLRAWVLSPTGRQIAGAGEPLDSGLAATLAGEHLAATRTGRRGPHRLSIAGATYSLFPIRNTGRGPAPASRDVRETVLSDWLLAVEADAGDWPAARLDLLQGVTQLIAVERDRRDAARTVRRRLAQEVLELVQTGAAPAEIAARLRVAAPVLLPGLGTSPHWQVVVARVDWEQEAGQGNAVDGGPVAQALLEEILVDPATVGAESADRIAVAHSGDEAIALVPLATAPLPDSEDEGAATALGLHADALLAAVRAPLSSGLADDGRLTLGVSAAVHSAEGLRGALEEARHARRVAAARPGRVCAAGHHELASHVLLLPFVPDDVRRAFTARLLDPLRDYDRRHRAELIPTLEAFLDCDGSWTRCATRLHLHVNTLRYRVGRIEQLTGRDLSRLEDKLDFFLALRMS
- a CDS encoding ABC transporter substrate-binding protein — protein: MNTPPSPSGAEQTDGSPVRLGALVPLTRPGWVGAGRHLLAGLDLAVREVNDSGGIDGRPLELVVRDTAADPVRAAAAVDELAGLGVAAVVGEYHSVVARAVAARADALGVPYLCSSAVLDTLTEEPTEWVARLAPAQSRGWRIYADFLLGTGRHRIAVATQPSVYWASGARVLRDHVAPRGGTVVELDTNDLTPEALCDALVDHGAAALLLLVGHPEPAVPIVRAVRSDPRLAELLVGAPAGQPEFAEWVGALGADGAGIPFLRYLPEHLGPLGERVGKELRERLGEAPSFVAFEGWDTVTVLAGALRAHGTDRSAVAAAWPHVTAEGTRGPIRFTRPPGIGVWQWAWAPIQVTDRDPAEPDRFRILHTG